GGTGTCCTCTTGGGCAGGCCGTGGTACCCCGGGCATATGGCGGCGGCTCTGCGCGCCGTCAGGGAGAACGCCAGGCTCGTCGACGTTGTCGTCGAGGTTGTCGACGCGCGCGGGCCGGAGACCAGCCGTGACCCGGCGCTCTCGCGCGTGATTGGCGACAAGCCGAGGGTAATAGGAATGGCCAGGGCGGATCTCGCGGACCCGCCCATCACGGACCGCTGGGTCAAGTGGTTCCGGTCTCAAGATGCGCTGGCATTCCCAGTGGACGCCCTCACTGGTGCGGGCGTCCGGGACCTCCTGCGCGGGTGCCGCGAGGCGCTCGGCGAACGCGAAGCGCGCCTCTCGCGCGGCGGGCGGCCGAGGCCGCTCAGGATAATGGTTGCCGGCGTCCCCAACGTGGGCAAATCCTCGCTTATCAACCGCATGACCTCTAGCGGCTCAGCGCGGACGGGGGCGGCCCCGGGTATCACTCGTGGCAAGCAGTGGATCCGCGCTGGAGAGGGCATCGAAGTGCTCGACCTGCCCGGGATACTCAAGCACAGGGAAACGGGGGCCGGCGCCCAGGTCAAGCTGGCGCTGATGGGTATTATCCCGGAAACCACGTATGACACCTATGAGATGGGGCTCGAGGCCGTCGCTCTGCTGGCCACGCTCCGTCCCGAGATGCTCACCGCGGTTGGTGTTGGAGACCCGGCCGCGCCGCCCGAACTCATCATTGACGAACTGGGGCGGAAGAGAGGATTCCTCATGAGGGGTGGCGAGGTTGACCGCGGGAAGGCGGCCCTGTGGATGATTAAACAGTTGCGCGACGGAAGGGCGGGGAGATTCAGCCTTGAAACCCCGTCGTGAACCTCTCGATGGAGGGGGGCGAGGGTCTTGCGTAGGTGGGGCCGTGGCGTCCGCCTGCGGAGAGCTCTCAGCCCGGGCGTGTGAGGCGATCATTGAGGCCGCGGCAGAGAGCGGTGACTGCTCGGGGCTGGAAAGTCTACTCGAGATGCTCCAGTCCCTCGATCGCGGTGGGAAAGGACGGGCGCACCTTTTGTGCAGGCGGGTCGAACGCGCGCTCGCGAGGATCGCGGAGGACAGGCGTCGGTACGAGGAGCGGTGGGCTTACGAAAGGCGCTGCTGGCAACAGGGATTCCGGGTGGTGTGCGGTGTCGACGAGGCGGGGCGTGGGCCGCTCGCGGGGCCGGTGGTCGCGGGGGCGGCAGTGCTGGAGCCTGGGACCTACATACAGGGCCTCGATGACTCCAAGAAACTCACGCCAGCCCAAAGGGAACGGATCTACGACCTTGTCGTGGCGAGGGCAGATGCAGTCTCGACTGGTATAGCGACAGTCGAGGAGATCGACACGCACAACATCTACCGCGCCACGATAATCGCGATGGTGCGGGCCTTGAAAGGCCTCAGCATTGCCCCCGACTACGTAATTACCGACGCCGTCAGGCTGCCTGGACTACCTACACCTCAGTTACCCGTTATCGACGGTGACGCGCTCTGCAATTGCGTGGCTGCCGCGTCCATACTGGCAAAGGTGACGCGCGACCGCATCATGGTGGACATCGACCGTGAATTCCCCGAATACGGTTTCTGCAGGCACAAGGGATACGCCACATCCGAACACCTCCAGGCGCTCGAGCGACTGGGGCCGTGCCCGCACCACCGGACGACGTTCCACTGGCGTAGCGAGCAGGGTACTCTGCCCGGGCTCGACAGCGTGCCGGGGCGTGGGACCGGCGAGGGAGCGGGCTTCGATTGAGCCGCCTCACGGGGATGGCCGGGGAAGACGTGGCGGTCGAGGAGCTCGAAAGGCGCGGGTATAAGATACTCCACCGCAACTGGCGCTGCAGGCTGGGGGAACTGGACATCATTGCCCTGGACGGGGCGACGCTGGTGTTCGTCGAGGTCAAGGCGCGGCGTTCGAGTGACTACGGGTTCCCCGCGGAGTTCGTCGATCACAGGAAGAGAATCAGGCTGGAGCGGCTTGCGCGCGCGTTTCTGACGGGCGCTGCCGGAGACCTCCGCGACCGCCCTTGCAGGTTCGACGTGGTTTCGGTCGTGATTGACGGCGGGCGGGTTTCGGCCGTGGATGTCATCGTGGATGCGTTCTAACGAATAGGCCCTCGTCCAGATCCAATCCGCGATCGATACCCTGAGGAGGGAAGGCAACATGTTCGAATCCAGGGACCTCCGTGTGGAGACGAAGGATTTACCCGAGCAACCCGTAGTGTCAGTCAGGAAGACGATACCAATCGGCGAGGTAGGGCGACTGTTCGGAGAGGTGGCCCGCAGGCTGCGCGGTCGCCCCGAGGGAGCGCCTTTTGCCATGTACCACAACCCTGACTTCGACCCGTCGGCTGTAGACGTGGAGGTCGCGTTCCCCGTCCAGAAGGGGGGCGACAGGGTTCTGCCGGCCGCGAAGGTGGCATCCGTCATGTACATCGGCGACTACGGCGGAGTGGGGAAGGCATACGAGGCGCTGTTCGCGTGGATGGAAGAGCAGGGTCTCAAGACCGCAGGACCCAGCCGCGAGATATACCTCGTCGGACCGCAGTCCAGCAAGGAACCGGCAGAGTACGTCACCGAGATACAGATCCCGATCACTCCCGCCTGAGCCGGAGTGCAGCCGGCGCCGCACTGGGCAGGTTCCACCGCCGCGGGCGACCCCGCTTCAGGCGAGCTCTCTCTAACGGAACCTGCTGATCGAGCCGATATTTCTGTTATATCGAACTCTTCAATGGGGGGAGGGCTCTTCGTGTCCACACCCGAACTCCAGTCGGCAGCGGAACGGGTGGCCGAATTCGTCCGGGACCTCATTTCAGGAGGCAGGGACCTCACTCGCAGGCTCGAAACCAGGTGCACAGACCCCGCAATGGTGCTGATAGAGCGAGCGGTCAATGATATCGCAGGATCCTTTCGCGAGACTCTCCTCGCTTTGCATTCCGAAATCAGCCGTGCCTCTCACCTCGAAGCGATGAACCTGATGAGTCTCAC
This genomic interval from Bacillota bacterium contains the following:
- the ylqF gene encoding ribosome biogenesis GTPase YlqF, translated to MGRPWYPGHMAAALRAVRENARLVDVVVEVVDARGPETSRDPALSRVIGDKPRVIGMARADLADPPITDRWVKWFRSQDALAFPVDALTGAGVRDLLRGCREALGEREARLSRGGRPRPLRIMVAGVPNVGKSSLINRMTSSGSARTGAAPGITRGKQWIRAGEGIEVLDLPGILKHRETGAGAQVKLALMGIIPETTYDTYEMGLEAVALLATLRPEMLTAVGVGDPAAPPELIIDELGRKRGFLMRGGEVDRGKAALWMIKQLRDGRAGRFSLETPS
- a CDS encoding ribonuclease HII, which translates into the protein MASACGELSARACEAIIEAAAESGDCSGLESLLEMLQSLDRGGKGRAHLLCRRVERALARIAEDRRRYEERWAYERRCWQQGFRVVCGVDEAGRGPLAGPVVAGAAVLEPGTYIQGLDDSKKLTPAQRERIYDLVVARADAVSTGIATVEEIDTHNIYRATIIAMVRALKGLSIAPDYVITDAVRLPGLPTPQLPVIDGDALCNCVAAASILAKVTRDRIMVDIDREFPEYGFCRHKGYATSEHLQALERLGPCPHHRTTFHWRSEQGTLPGLDSVPGRGTGEGAGFD
- a CDS encoding YraN family protein, with translation MAGEDVAVEELERRGYKILHRNWRCRLGELDIIALDGATLVFVEVKARRSSDYGFPAEFVDHRKRIRLERLARAFLTGAAGDLRDRPCRFDVVSVVIDGGRVSAVDVIVDAF
- a CDS encoding GyrI-like domain-containing protein; translated protein: MFESRDLRVETKDLPEQPVVSVRKTIPIGEVGRLFGEVARRLRGRPEGAPFAMYHNPDFDPSAVDVEVAFPVQKGGDRVLPAAKVASVMYIGDYGGVGKAYEALFAWMEEQGLKTAGPSREIYLVGPQSSKEPAEYVTEIQIPITPA